The proteins below come from a single Danaus plexippus chromosome 20, MEX_DaPlex, whole genome shotgun sequence genomic window:
- the LOC116774175 gene encoding uncharacterized protein LOC116774175, whose translation MILTFLFMSFQTSFGAPNHAPANRTIANYIPEELLVDISDSNETIARAGHGLLAVENQRNVNYYGNGRYSSQRLKFNDVTDDDAHVFQNNEDDQNVKNHDLPKRRRRRKPKQSHIGLNYPGTQHYAPGTGLYRYPYLAEQNYASSAASSIISSVSNALSSISEHDDRQCVARLLCEAVSGSPASSLFDRVSGLQPLLTLLTAYSGLQSTPVQMFGRALLLGASRSKAACLDAHPLCPTDTEELVHYLNNHNGGFFRFFNAPDRQNLEQIHNQLHQNQMYNQYYGLYGSPNSGLYRPGLYTPGDQYGLAFPYHNDEYGNKIEKRIQNTPIREYERLHQKTHTWTFPEVEHNDVNDLNYIKNTLKFPYDESEGSYRKTRGFTFPTYNNYVTGSDGRFVSDSYKPTYNQFSYVDGGHHKRPSSQRFEGFQTVYVVRGDGDPNHPEIIHLRPGQSVH comes from the exons atgatattaacatttttatttatgtcattcCAAACGTCATTCGGTGCACCTAATCATGCGCCTGCAAATAGAACGATAGCAAATTACATCCCGGAGGAATTGCTTGT tgacATATCGGATTCTAATGAAACCATCGCCAGAGCTGGTCATGGACTGCTAGCTGTAGAAAATCAACGAAACGTTAATTATTACGGGAATGGTCGATATAGTTCTCAGAGACTCAAATTCAATGACGTCACGGATGATGACGCCCACGTGTTTCAAAACAATGAAGACGATCAAAACGTTAAAAATCACGATTTACCAAAAAGACGAAGACGAAGGAAGCCGAAACAGAGTCACATCGGCTTGAATTATCCCGGAACTCAGCACTACGCCCCCGGCACTGGACTATACCGATATCCTTATCTGGCAGAGCAAAACTATG CATCATCTGCCGCCTCTTCAATCATATCTTCAGTTAGTAACGCGTTGTCGTCTATCAGCGAACATGATGATCGCCAGTGCGTGGCCAGGTTACTGTGCGAGGCGGTGAGTGGGTCGCCAGCCTCCTCACTGTTCGACAGAGTGTCAGGGTTACAACCCCTATTGAC CCTGCTGACGGCATACAGCGGTCTTCAATCTACTCCGGTGCAGATGTTCGGCCGCGCGCTGCTGCTGGGAGCTTCCCGGAGTAAGGCCGCGTGTCTGGATGCTCACCCTCTTTGCCCCACGGACACCGAGGAACTGGTTCATTACCTCAACAACCATAACGGAGGTTTCTTCAG attttttaatgcgCCAGACAGGCAGAATCTTGAACAAATCCATAACCAGCTACATCAGAACCAAATGTACAATCAGTATTATGGGCTATACGGTTCACCAAACAGTGGACTATACCGACCGGGCCTCTACACTCCAGGAGATCAGTATGGACTCGCATTTCCATATCATAACGACGAATACGGAAATAAAATAGAGAAGAGGATACAGAATACTCCCATCAGAGAATATGAGAGGCTTCATCAAAAAACGCATACATGGACATTTCCTGAGGTTGAACATAATGATGTTAATGatctaaattacattaaaaatacattaaaatttccgTATGATGAATCGGAGGGTAGTTATAGAAAAACTAGAGGCTTCACTTTTCCTACTTACAATAACTATGTCACTGGGAGCGACGGGAGGTTCGTCTCAGATTCGTACAAACCAACTTATAATCAGTTTTCATACGTTGATGGGGGCCACCACAAAAGACCTTCCTCTCAAAGATTCGAAGGATTTCAGACGGTGTACGTCGTGAGAGGCGACGGTGATCCCAACCACCCTGAGATTATACATCTCCGACCTGGCCAGAGTGTCCACTGA
- the LOC116774079 gene encoding solute carrier family 22 member 6-A-like, with amino-acid sequence MVQAVPADIPKQVIKEDVLASLIGHFGRWQLMICLTIPIIKFSSGWVQMAIVFLTPKTTFWCTDFGDNSTRIGDNMTCYDECAKYSYDASPFNNTIISEWDLVCERSWLTSLTQMMLQLGVLLGSILFGFFSDRYGRRKTLLLSVVGLIVFGFAVSFSPDYITFTTLRFLLGVATAGTMVVSFVLIMETIGPKYREVCGCLFQLPFIIGHATMPIFAFYNRSWDSYSLAMAVPPLIYLVFFFTAPESPRWLISMGKTDQASRVVTKVAEMNKLPTTKVEETIKSLSEEIRSKATTVKPHYGDLFRGSLMIKTISSCVIWMITGLTYYGFNQYVSQTSPNPFITVAAAGLIQIPSIFISIVLLKYFGRKTTIVTFFVLGGLFVLVLGLVSGSFWTNLTLACVGISCVSVVCTCVYIYTSELFPTVVRNMSMGACSTCMRIGSMIAPFISNLSETVPWMPTVIFGFAPLLGALICLMLPETKGTTLQDVIDSKEEQKT; translated from the exons ATGGTCCAAGCAGTCCCGGCGGACATTCCGAAGCAGGTGATCAAAGAGGATGTACTGGCGAGCCTCATCGGTCACTTCGGCAGGTGGCAGCTGATGATATGTCTGACGATACCCATTATAAAGTTCTCGTCGGGCTGGGTACAAATGGCGATAGTATTCCTCACACCAAAAACTACTTTTTGGTGCACAGACTTCGGAGACAATTCCACGAGAATAGGAGACAATATGACCTGTTACGATGAGTGTGCGAAATACAGCTACGATGCCTCGCCCTtcaataatactataatatcaGAATGGGACCTGGTTTGTGAGAGAAGCTGGCTGACGAGCCTTACTCAGATGATGCTGCAGTTGGGTGTCCTGCTGGGTAGCATACTTTTTGGATTTTTCTCTGACAG ataTGGCAGAAGAAAAACTTTGTTGTTGTCCGTGGTCGGGTTGATAGTGTTCGGATTCGCCGTGTCCTTTTCTCCAGACTACATCACGTTCACAACCTTAAGGTTCCTCCTCGGCGTGGCAACCGCTGGAACTATGGTCGTCTCTTTTGTACTCATCATGGAGACGATAGGACCGAAGTATCGTGAAGTGTGTGGCTGTCTCTTTCAACTGCCTTTCATCATCGGTCACGCGACGATGCCGATATTTGCGTTTTATAATAGAAGCTGGGACTCCTACAGTCTCGCCATGGCAGTTCCTCCGCTGATCTACTTAGTATTCTTCTTCACAGCACCGGAGTCTCCAAGATGGCTTATCTCAATGGGAAAAACAGATCAAGCAAGTCGCGTCGTCACTAAAGTAGCTGAAAT GAATAAACTTCCGACAACCAAAGTAGAGGAGACCATAAAAAGCTTGTCCGAAGAAATCCGCTCAAAGGCGACCACTGTGAAGCCGCACTACGGAGATCTATTTCGAGGTTCTCTGATGATAAAGACGATAAGTTCCTGCGTCATATGGATGATCACCGGCCTGACCTACTACGGCTTCAACCAGTACGTCAGCCAGACCAGCCCCAACCCCTTCATCACTGTAGCAGCTGCGGGACTCATTCAG ATTCCATCTATATTCATATCAATAGTCCTGCTCAAGTATTTCGGTCGCAAGACGACGATCGTTACCTTTTTTGTTTTGGGAGGTCTCTTCGTCCTAGTGTTGGGTTTAGTGTCAGGTAGTTTCTGGACGAATTTAACACTAGCATGTGTCGGAATCAGCTGTGTGTCCGTAGTTTGCACGTGTGTGTATATTTACACATCAGAATTATTCCCAACCGTGGTCAGGAATATGAGTATGGGGGCTTGTTCCACGTGTATGAGGATCGGCTCGATGATAGCTCCTTTCATCTCCAACTTGTCGGAAACTGTGCCCTGGATGCCGACCGTTATTTTTGGATTCGCCCCACTGTTAGGAGCTCTAATCTGTCTCATGCTACCAGAAACTAAAGGGACAACTCTACAGGACGTAATAGATAGTAAAGAAGAACAAAAAACGTGA